A window from Streptomyces sp. NBC_00335 encodes these proteins:
- a CDS encoding ABC transporter permease: MSTVTTTKPSPTAAAPAGGPVRADEGRIGLRGNLRHIGALARRNVLQIKQDPESMFDVLFMPIIFTLLFVFVFGGAISGKGNQDEYVNYVVPGLMAMMGMNIAMGVGTGVNDDFKKGVMDRFRSMPIARSSVLIAKIVVELGRMMVAIAILLGMGFLLGLSIKGSVLDLFLSIGLAAVFGSSLMWIFILLGLAMKTPQAVQGMAMLVLMPLQFGSSIFAPPTTMPGWLQSFTDVNPLSNLADAARALINGTPLGNSVWITLAWSVGITLVTMPLAVRKFRQKT, translated from the coding sequence ATGAGCACCGTAACCACGACGAAGCCCAGCCCCACCGCGGCCGCCCCGGCCGGCGGGCCCGTCCGGGCGGACGAGGGCCGGATCGGCCTGCGGGGCAACCTGCGTCACATCGGCGCCCTGGCACGGCGCAACGTCCTGCAGATCAAGCAGGACCCGGAGTCGATGTTCGACGTCCTGTTCATGCCGATCATCTTCACGCTGCTGTTCGTCTTCGTCTTCGGCGGCGCGATCTCCGGCAAGGGCAACCAGGACGAGTACGTCAACTACGTGGTCCCGGGCCTGATGGCGATGATGGGCATGAACATCGCCATGGGTGTGGGCACCGGTGTCAACGACGACTTCAAGAAGGGCGTGATGGACCGCTTCCGGTCCATGCCCATCGCCCGCTCCTCGGTGCTCATCGCCAAGATCGTGGTCGAGCTCGGCCGCATGATGGTCGCCATCGCGATCCTGCTCGGCATGGGCTTCCTGCTCGGCCTGTCGATCAAGGGCTCGGTGCTGGACCTGTTCCTGTCCATCGGGTTGGCGGCGGTCTTCGGTTCCTCGCTCATGTGGATCTTCATCCTGCTGGGTCTCGCCATGAAGACCCCCCAGGCCGTCCAGGGCATGGCGATGCTGGTCCTGATGCCGCTGCAGTTCGGCAGCTCGATCTTCGCCCCGCCGACGACGATGCCCGGCTGGCTGCAGAGCTTCACCGACGTCAACCCGCTGTCCAACCTGGCCGACGCGGCCCGCGCCCTGATCAACGGGACCCCGCTGGGCAACTCCGTGTGGATCACGCTGGCCTGGTCGGTCGGCATCACGCTGGTGACCATGCCGCTCGCTGTGCGGAAGTTCCGCCAGAAGACCTGA
- a CDS encoding ATP-binding cassette domain-containing protein has product MVDMTRNDKNPLNGSHAVEVRGLVKHYGETKALDGVDLDVREGTVLGVLGPNGAGKTTLVRILSTLITPDAGTARVAGFDVVRQPRQLRRTIGLTGQYASVDEKLSGWENLYMIGRLLDLSRKDSRSRADELLERFSLTDAAKKAVMTYSGGMRRRLDLAASMIGSPAVLYLDEPTTGLDPRTRNEVWDEVQRMVAEGATVLLTTQYMEEAEQLANELTVIDKGKVIAKGKVDELKARVGGRTLRIRPTDPADLPGMARSLAEAGLDGVAGSQAVPDEGALLVPILADEQLTAVVGLLAARGYGISDISTYLPSLDEVFLSITGQKPTVSDSIPNQQTEEVAA; this is encoded by the coding sequence ATGGTGGACATGACGCGAAACGACAAGAATCCCCTGAACGGCTCGCACGCCGTAGAGGTCCGGGGGTTGGTCAAGCACTACGGCGAGACCAAAGCCCTCGACGGTGTGGACCTCGATGTCCGCGAGGGAACCGTCCTCGGGGTCCTCGGCCCCAACGGCGCGGGCAAGACCACCCTGGTCCGCATCCTCTCCACCCTGATCACCCCCGACGCCGGCACCGCCCGGGTCGCCGGCTTCGACGTGGTCCGCCAGCCGCGGCAGCTGCGCCGGACCATAGGCCTGACCGGCCAGTACGCCTCGGTCGACGAGAAGCTCTCCGGCTGGGAGAACCTCTACATGATCGGCCGGCTGCTGGACCTGTCCCGCAAGGACTCCCGCAGCCGCGCCGACGAGCTGCTGGAGCGCTTCTCCCTCACGGACGCCGCCAAGAAGGCCGTGATGACCTACTCCGGCGGCATGCGGCGCCGGCTCGACCTGGCCGCCTCGATGATCGGCAGCCCGGCCGTGCTGTACCTGGACGAGCCGACCACCGGTCTGGACCCCCGTACCCGCAACGAGGTCTGGGACGAGGTGCAGCGGATGGTCGCCGAGGGGGCCACCGTCCTGCTCACCACCCAGTACATGGAGGAGGCCGAGCAGCTCGCGAACGAGCTGACGGTCATCGACAAGGGCAAGGTCATCGCGAAGGGCAAGGTCGACGAGCTGAAGGCCCGCGTCGGCGGCCGGACCCTGCGGATCCGCCCCACCGACCCGGCCGACCTGCCGGGCATGGCCCGCTCCCTCGCGGAAGCCGGTCTGGACGGGGTCGCCGGTTCCCAGGCCGTCCCCGACGAGGGCGCCCTGCTGGTGCCGATCCTGGCCGACGAGCAGCTGACCGCCGTGGTGGGCCTGCTGGCGGCCCGCGGGTACGGGATCTCCGACATCAGCACCTACCTGCCCAGCCTGGACGAGGTCTTCCTGTCCATCACCGGGCAGAAGCCGACCGTCTCGGACTCCATCCCCAACCAGCAGACCGAGGAGGTCGCGGCATGA
- the panB gene encoding 3-methyl-2-oxobutanoate hydroxymethyltransferase, whose protein sequence is MTHAVSPAREAASPTLYGGTGTRRITVRDLTLAKERGEKWPMLTAYDAMTASVFDEAGIPVMLVGDSMGNCHLGYETTVPVTMDEMTLLSAAVVRGTSRALIIGDLPFGSYQEGPVQALRSATRLVKEAGVGAVKLEGGERSLAQTELIVQSGIPVMSHLGLTPQSVNAMGYRVQGRGDEAAHRLLRDAKAAQDAGAFAVVLELVPAELAAEVTRSLHIPTVGIGAGSECDAQVLVWTDMMGLTGGKMPKFVKQYANLRATMGDAAKAFAEDVVGGTFPQEEHAFH, encoded by the coding sequence ATGACGCATGCCGTTTCGCCTGCCCGCGAAGCCGCCTCCCCCACCCTGTACGGAGGCACGGGCACCCGGCGCATCACCGTCCGCGACCTCACCCTCGCCAAGGAACGCGGCGAGAAGTGGCCCATGCTCACCGCCTACGACGCCATGACGGCGTCCGTGTTCGACGAGGCCGGCATCCCGGTCATGCTCGTCGGCGACTCGATGGGCAACTGTCACCTCGGCTACGAGACCACCGTCCCGGTGACGATGGACGAGATGACCCTGCTGTCGGCGGCCGTCGTACGCGGCACCAGCCGGGCCCTGATCATCGGCGACCTGCCCTTCGGCTCCTACCAGGAGGGCCCCGTACAGGCCCTGCGCAGTGCCACCCGGCTCGTCAAGGAGGCGGGGGTCGGCGCGGTGAAGCTGGAGGGCGGCGAGCGCTCGCTGGCCCAGACCGAGCTGATCGTGCAGTCGGGCATCCCGGTCATGTCCCACCTGGGCCTGACCCCGCAGTCCGTGAACGCCATGGGCTACCGGGTGCAGGGCCGCGGCGACGAGGCCGCGCACCGGCTGCTGCGCGACGCGAAGGCGGCGCAGGACGCGGGCGCCTTCGCGGTGGTGCTGGAGCTGGTCCCGGCCGAGCTGGCCGCCGAGGTCACCCGCTCCCTGCACATTCCGACGGTCGGCATCGGCGCGGGCTCGGAGTGCGACGCGCAGGTGCTGGTGTGGACGGACATGATGGGGCTGACCGGCGGAAAGATGCCGAAGTTCGTCAAGCAGTACGCGAACCTGCGCGCGACCATGGGCGACGCGGCGAAGGCCTTCGCCGAGGACGTGGTCGGCGGAACGTTCCCGCAGGAAGAGCACGCCTTCCACTGA
- a CDS encoding endonuclease/exonuclease/phosphatase family protein, translating to MAQAYMTETGSDGSEPEPSREGLRRRLAELRSDPGIWRRGIVLAALAVLISLVMIFHAELPNDIGNLGSLTETFLPWLGLAVPVLFAAALFRKSATALIAILLTAAVWVNLFGGLVTDKAHAGGNLTVATHNVDADNTDPAGTAASVAGAGADVLALTELKGSAVPVYEKALAGTYKYHSVEGTVGLWSKYPLVSSKPVDIKMGWTRAMRATVKTPHGEVAAFVAHLPSVRVKLNAGFTANQRDNSADALGAALAAEPLQRVILLGDLNGTVNDRALSEVTSQLRSTQGASGDGFGFSWPAQFPMARIDQILVRGVTPEASWTLPRTGSDHLPIAARVTVKP from the coding sequence ATGGCACAGGCGTACATGACGGAGACGGGGAGCGACGGTTCGGAGCCCGAGCCCTCCCGAGAGGGTCTCCGGCGCCGGCTGGCCGAGCTGCGGAGCGATCCGGGCATCTGGCGCCGGGGGATCGTGCTCGCCGCGCTCGCGGTGCTGATCTCGCTCGTCATGATCTTCCACGCCGAGCTGCCCAACGACATCGGCAACCTCGGCAGCCTCACCGAGACCTTCCTGCCCTGGCTGGGCCTGGCCGTCCCGGTGCTGTTCGCCGCCGCGCTCTTCCGCAAGTCCGCGACCGCGCTGATCGCGATACTGCTGACCGCCGCGGTCTGGGTGAACCTCTTCGGCGGCCTGGTCACCGACAAGGCGCACGCCGGCGGCAACCTCACCGTCGCCACCCACAACGTCGACGCCGACAACACCGACCCCGCGGGCACTGCCGCCTCGGTCGCCGGGGCGGGGGCCGACGTACTGGCCCTGACCGAGCTCAAGGGCAGCGCCGTCCCCGTCTACGAGAAGGCCCTCGCGGGGACGTACAAGTACCACTCCGTCGAAGGCACCGTCGGGCTCTGGAGCAAGTACCCGCTGGTCTCCAGCAAGCCCGTCGACATCAAGATGGGCTGGACCCGGGCCATGCGCGCCACCGTCAAGACCCCCCACGGCGAGGTGGCCGCCTTCGTGGCCCACCTCCCCTCGGTCCGCGTCAAGCTCAACGCCGGCTTCACCGCCAACCAGCGCGACAACAGCGCCGACGCCCTCGGCGCCGCGCTCGCCGCCGAACCGCTGCAGCGGGTCATCCTGCTCGGCGACCTCAACGGAACCGTCAACGACCGGGCCCTGTCCGAGGTCACCTCGCAGCTGCGTTCCACCCAGGGCGCGTCCGGCGACGGCTTCGGCTTCAGCTGGCCCGCGCAGTTCCCGATGGCCCGCATCGACCAGATCCTGGTCCGCGGGGTCACCCCCGAAGCCTCCTGGACCCTGCCCCGCACCGGCAGCGACCACCTGCCGATCGCGGCCCGCGTCACCGTGAAGCCGTAG